In one Vibrio sp. VB16 genomic region, the following are encoded:
- the rplK gene encoding 50S ribosomal protein L11, giving the protein MAKKVEAYIKLQVAAGMANPSPPVGPALGQHGVNIMEFCKAFNAKTESVEKGLPIPVVISVYSDRSFTFETKTPPAAVLLKKAAGVKSGSGRPNTEKVGTVTDAQLQEIAETKAADMTGADVEAMKRSIAGTARSMGLVVEG; this is encoded by the coding sequence ATGGCTAAGAAAGTTGAAGCTTATATCAAGCTGCAAGTTGCAGCAGGTATGGCGAACCCAAGTCCACCAGTAGGTCCTGCTCTAGGACAACACGGTGTGAACATCATGGAATTCTGTAAAGCGTTTAACGCAAAAACAGAATCTGTTGAGAAAGGTCTACCGATCCCAGTTGTTATCTCTGTATACAGCGACCGTTCTTTCACGTTCGAAACTAAGACTCCACCGGCAGCTGTTCTTCTTAAGAAAGCAGCTGGCGTTAAGTCTGGTTCTGGTCGTCCAAATACTGAGAAAGTTGGTACTGTAACTGACGCTCAGCTGCAAGAAATTGCAGAAACAAAAGCTGCAGATATGACTGGCGCTGACGTTGAAGCAATGAAACGTTCTATCGCAGGTACTGCTCGTTCAATGGGCCTAGTGGTAGAGGGTTAA
- the secE gene encoding preprotein translocase subunit SecE — protein sequence MNANAETPNSSSAADTFKWIIAFALLAAAVVGNYLYGEMSVVLRVAGVVVLIAAALGVSATTAKGKTAISFARESRMEVRKVVWPTRQETMQTTLIVLVVCIIMALILWGIDGIMVRLVALVTGA from the coding sequence ATGAACGCAAATGCTGAAACTCCTAATAGCTCAAGTGCAGCAGATACATTTAAGTGGATTATCGCTTTTGCTCTGCTAGCCGCTGCTGTAGTGGGTAATTACCTGTATGGTGAAATGTCGGTTGTATTACGCGTAGCAGGAGTCGTTGTTTTAATCGCAGCAGCTCTTGGTGTGTCTGCAACTACAGCAAAAGGTAAAACAGCGATTAGTTTTGCACGCGAATCTCGTATGGAAGTTCGTAAGGTAGTTTGGCCTACGCGCCAAGAGACTATGCAAACAACACTAATCGTTTTGGTCGTATGTATTATTATGGCTTTAATACTTTGGGGAATTGACGGCATTATGGTTCGTCTAGTTGCCTTAGTTACTGGTGCATGA
- the rplL gene encoding 50S ribosomal protein L7/L12, with protein sequence MSITNEQILDAVAEMSVMQVVELIEAMEEKFGVSAAAAVVAGGAAAEVAEEQTEFDVMLTAIGGNKVSVIKAVRAATGLGLKEAKGLVDSAPAAVKEAVSKEEAETLKATLEEAGATVEVK encoded by the coding sequence ATGTCTATTACTAACGAGCAAATCCTAGATGCAGTTGCAGAAATGTCTGTAATGCAAGTTGTAGAGCTTATCGAAGCTATGGAAGAAAAATTCGGCGTTTCTGCTGCAGCAGCTGTTGTTGCTGGTGGCGCTGCTGCTGAAGTTGCAGAAGAGCAAACTGAATTTGATGTGATGCTTACTGCTATTGGCGGAAATAAAGTATCTGTAATCAAAGCAGTACGTGCTGCTACAGGTCTAGGCCTTAAAGAAGCTAAGGGCCTAGTTGATAGCGCTCCTGCTGCTGTTAAAGAAGCTGTATCTAAAGAAGAAGCAGAAACACTGAAAGCTACTCTAGAAGAAGCTGGTGCAACTGTTGAAGTTAAGTAA
- the birA gene encoding bifunctional biotin--[acetyl-CoA-carboxylase] ligase/biotin operon repressor BirA, which produces MKDHSVKLKIIKLLSLGEFVSGELLGAELGISRAAIGKQIKGIMSWGLDIYSVQGKGYRLSKPIQLLDKNTIEHLTSKKVELIPVIESTNQYLLDNTEAIESGSVCIAEYQSNGRGRRGRQWVSPFGSNIYLSMYWRLEAGMAASVGLSLVVGVAIVEALESIGIHGIKLKWPNDLYYQDKKLAGILVEMNGQAGGAANLVIGMGMNIDMPEAIEGIDQPWTSLSQVIGGQPNRNLLVATLINTWNTTLENYEFEGMNGITERWNRLDNFIGRPARLIMGNREIQGTVRGINDQGAILLETENGVESYIGGEISLRQ; this is translated from the coding sequence ATGAAAGATCACAGTGTAAAATTAAAGATAATAAAACTTCTTTCTTTAGGAGAGTTTGTATCGGGTGAATTACTAGGGGCTGAGTTGGGTATTTCTCGGGCTGCTATTGGCAAACAGATAAAAGGTATTATGTCTTGGGGGCTCGACATTTATAGCGTTCAAGGAAAAGGCTACCGATTATCCAAACCGATTCAACTTTTAGATAAAAACACGATAGAACATTTAACATCTAAAAAAGTCGAACTCATCCCGGTGATCGAATCAACTAATCAATACCTACTCGATAACACAGAGGCGATTGAGAGTGGTTCGGTGTGTATTGCTGAATATCAATCTAATGGCCGTGGTAGGCGAGGTCGCCAGTGGGTATCTCCATTTGGTAGCAACATTTATTTGTCGATGTATTGGCGCTTGGAAGCCGGAATGGCGGCATCAGTGGGACTTAGTCTCGTTGTCGGTGTCGCGATAGTAGAAGCTTTGGAATCCATAGGAATACATGGCATCAAGCTGAAATGGCCAAATGACCTTTATTATCAAGATAAGAAATTGGCCGGTATTTTAGTTGAGATGAATGGACAAGCCGGAGGCGCTGCGAACCTAGTTATTGGGATGGGGATGAATATAGATATGCCTGAAGCAATAGAAGGTATTGATCAGCCATGGACATCGTTATCACAGGTCATTGGTGGCCAACCTAATCGGAACCTACTTGTCGCAACTCTTATCAATACCTGGAATACCACATTAGAGAATTATGAATTTGAAGGAATGAATGGGATTACTGAGAGATGGAACCGTCTAGATAACTTCATTGGACGCCCAGCTAGGTTGATTATGGGCAATAGAGAAATACAAGGGACGGTGAGAGGTATCAATGATCAAGGTGCGATACTTCTTGAAACCGAAAATGGCGTAGAGAGCTATATAGGTGGCGAAATTTCATTGAGACAATAA
- the rpoB gene encoding DNA-directed RNA polymerase subunit beta produces the protein MVYSYTEKKRIRKDFGTRPQVLDIPYLLSIQLDSFDKFIEQDPEGQHGLEAAFRSVFPIQSYNGNSELQYVSYRLGEPVFDVKECQIRGVTYSKPLRVKLRLVVFDRDAPAGTVKDIKEQEVYMGEIPLMTDNGTFVINGTERVIVSQLHRSPGVFFDSDKGKTHSSGKVLYNARVIPYRGSWLDFEFDPKDNLYVRIDRRRKLPASIILRALQKTTEEILDIFFDKVNFEVKDQTLMMELVPERLRGETANFDIEANGKTYIETGRRVTARHIRNLEKDGVESIEVPVEYIVGKVSSKDYINEDTGEIIVAANQEISLEALANLSQAGHKHLQVLFTNDLDHGPFMSDTLRVDSTVDRISALVEIYRMMRPGEPPTKDAAEALFQSLFFAVERYDLSTVGRMKFNSSIGREDAGEQGILDETDIIEVMKKLIGIRNGKGVVDDIDHLGNRRIRSVGEMAENQFRVGLVRVERAVKERLSLGDLDAIMPQDLINAKPISAAVKEFFGSSQLSQFMDQNNPLSEVTHKRRISALGPGGLTRERAGFEVRDVHVTHYGRLCPIETPEGPNIGLINSLSAFARCNDFGFLETPYRRVVDGIVTSDVDYLSAIEEGQFIIAQANSTLTETNAFGEELVTARQKGESGLHPRDQVNYMDVATNQVVSVAASLIPFLEHDDANRALMGANMQRQAVPTLRADKPLVGTGIERNVAVDSGVTAVAKRGGTVQSVDASRIVVKVNEIELVPGEAGIDIYNLTKYTRSNQNTCINQRPTVLPGEPVAKGDVIADGPSTDLGELALGQNIRLAFMPWNGYNFEDSILVSERVVQEDRFTTIHIQELSCVARDTKLGSEEITADIPNVGESALSKLDESGIVYIGAEVKGGDILVGKVTPKGETQLTPEEKLLRAIFGEKASDVKDTSLRVPNSVSGTIIDVQVFTRDGVEKDKRALEIEQMQLKEAKKDLTEEFEILEGGLLARVRAVLVSGGYSEAKLDSIHRKQWLEQTLEDDELQSLLEQLAEQWDELKADFDKKFENKRRKITQGDDLAPGVLKIVKVYLAVKRRIQPGDKMAGRHGNKGVISKINPVEDMPYDEKGQPVDIVLNPLGVPSRMNIGQILEVHMGLAAKGIGDKINQMLKEQQELHQFRNFLQKVYDLGETRQTVDIAALSDDEVRTLVQNLRGGLPIATPVFDGAPESSIKELLKLGDLPESGQLRLFDGRTGDEFERPVTVGYMYMLKLNHLVDDKMHARSTGSYSLVTQQPLGGKAQFGGQRFGEMEVWALEAYGAAYTLQEMLTVKSDDVNGRTKMYKNIVDGNHSMEPGMPESFNVLLKEIRSLGINIELEDEE, from the coding sequence ATGGTTTACTCTTATACCGAGAAAAAGCGCATCCGTAAGGATTTTGGTACTCGTCCACAAGTTTTGGACATTCCATATTTGCTATCAATCCAGCTTGATTCCTTCGATAAATTTATCGAACAGGATCCTGAAGGACAACACGGTCTTGAAGCCGCTTTTCGTTCTGTATTTCCTATTCAGAGCTATAACGGCAATTCTGAGCTGCAATACGTTAGCTACCGTCTTGGTGAACCAGTTTTTGATGTTAAAGAATGTCAAATTCGTGGTGTAACTTATTCAAAACCATTGCGCGTAAAATTGCGCCTTGTTGTGTTTGATAGAGATGCACCAGCAGGTACCGTAAAAGACATTAAAGAACAAGAAGTTTACATGGGTGAGATCCCATTAATGACTGATAATGGTACCTTTGTAATTAATGGTACTGAGAGGGTTATCGTATCCCAGCTGCATCGAAGCCCAGGTGTGTTCTTCGACAGCGATAAGGGTAAAACCCACTCATCAGGTAAAGTTTTATATAACGCACGTGTTATTCCTTACCGTGGCTCATGGTTAGACTTTGAGTTCGATCCTAAGGATAATTTATACGTACGTATCGACCGTCGTCGTAAACTGCCTGCTTCTATCATTCTTCGTGCACTGCAAAAGACGACAGAAGAGATCCTTGATATCTTCTTCGACAAAGTGAACTTCGAAGTGAAAGACCAAACTCTTATGATGGAGTTGGTCCCTGAACGCCTGCGTGGCGAGACGGCAAACTTTGATATAGAAGCGAATGGCAAGACTTACATCGAAACAGGTCGCCGCGTTACGGCTCGTCACATCCGCAATCTTGAAAAAGATGGCGTTGAGTCCATCGAAGTACCAGTAGAGTACATCGTTGGTAAAGTTTCTTCTAAAGATTACATTAATGAAGACACTGGCGAGATTATCGTTGCGGCGAACCAAGAAATCAGCTTAGAAGCGTTAGCTAACCTTTCTCAAGCTGGTCACAAACATTTACAGGTTCTGTTCACCAATGATCTAGACCACGGTCCATTCATGTCCGACACATTGCGTGTCGATAGCACGGTTGACCGTATTTCTGCGCTAGTTGAAATCTACCGTATGATGCGTCCTGGTGAGCCACCAACAAAAGATGCGGCAGAAGCTTTATTCCAAAGCTTATTCTTCGCTGTAGAACGTTATGATCTATCGACTGTTGGTCGTATGAAGTTTAACAGTTCGATTGGTCGTGAAGATGCTGGCGAGCAAGGTATCCTTGACGAAACCGACATCATCGAAGTAATGAAGAAGCTTATAGGCATTCGTAACGGTAAAGGTGTAGTGGACGATATCGACCACTTAGGAAACCGTCGTATACGAAGCGTAGGCGAAATGGCTGAAAACCAATTCCGTGTTGGTTTAGTACGTGTTGAGCGTGCAGTGAAAGAACGTTTAAGCCTTGGTGACCTTGATGCAATCATGCCGCAAGACCTTATCAACGCTAAGCCTATTTCTGCAGCTGTTAAAGAATTCTTTGGCTCTTCACAGCTTTCACAGTTTATGGATCAGAACAACCCGTTATCAGAAGTGACGCATAAACGTCGTATCTCTGCATTGGGTCCTGGTGGTCTTACTCGTGAACGCGCAGGTTTTGAAGTACGTGATGTTCACGTAACTCACTACGGTCGCTTATGTCCGATTGAAACGCCTGAAGGTCCAAACATCGGTCTTATCAACTCGTTGTCTGCGTTTGCACGCTGTAACGATTTTGGTTTCCTAGAAACCCCTTACCGTCGCGTTGTTGATGGTATTGTGACTTCCGATGTTGATTACTTGTCAGCTATTGAAGAAGGGCAATTCATCATCGCTCAGGCGAACTCTACGCTAACTGAAACTAATGCCTTCGGAGAAGAATTAGTTACGGCGCGTCAGAAAGGTGAATCTGGTCTTCATCCACGTGACCAAGTTAACTACATGGACGTTGCAACCAACCAGGTTGTATCTGTCGCTGCATCGCTTATCCCGTTCCTAGAACACGATGATGCGAACCGTGCCCTAATGGGTGCGAACATGCAACGTCAGGCGGTTCCAACATTACGCGCAGATAAGCCTCTTGTAGGTACTGGTATTGAGCGTAACGTAGCGGTTGACTCCGGTGTTACTGCGGTAGCAAAACGTGGCGGTACTGTTCAGTCAGTAGACGCATCTCGTATCGTGGTTAAGGTTAATGAAATTGAATTGGTACCTGGCGAAGCCGGTATCGACATCTATAACCTAACTAAATACACGCGTTCTAACCAGAATACTTGTATTAACCAACGCCCAACCGTGCTACCTGGTGAACCAGTAGCAAAAGGTGACGTAATTGCTGATGGTCCTTCAACCGACCTTGGTGAATTGGCGCTTGGTCAAAATATTCGCTTGGCATTCATGCCTTGGAACGGTTATAACTTTGAGGATTCAATCCTCGTTTCTGAGCGTGTCGTTCAGGAAGACCGTTTCACGACTATCCACATTCAAGAGCTATCTTGTGTGGCACGTGATACTAAGCTGGGATCTGAAGAGATCACTGCGGATATTCCAAACGTAGGTGAATCTGCTCTGTCTAAACTAGACGAGTCAGGTATCGTTTATATTGGTGCTGAAGTGAAGGGTGGTGACATCCTAGTTGGTAAAGTGACACCTAAAGGTGAAACTCAGCTAACTCCTGAAGAGAAACTCTTACGAGCTATCTTTGGTGAAAAAGCATCCGATGTTAAAGATACGTCACTACGTGTACCAAACTCTGTTTCAGGTACGATTATCGATGTTCAAGTCTTCACTCGTGACGGCGTTGAGAAAGATAAGCGTGCACTAGAAATTGAACAAATGCAGCTTAAAGAAGCGAAGAAAGACCTTACTGAAGAGTTTGAAATTCTTGAAGGTGGTCTACTTGCTCGTGTTAGAGCTGTACTTGTTTCAGGCGGTTACTCTGAAGCTAAGCTAGATTCTATTCACCGTAAACAGTGGCTAGAACAAACACTAGAAGATGATGAGCTTCAATCATTGCTTGAGCAACTTGCTGAGCAGTGGGACGAGCTTAAAGCAGACTTCGATAAGAAGTTTGAAAACAAACGTCGTAAGATTACACAAGGTGATGATTTAGCACCTGGTGTTCTTAAGATTGTTAAAGTTTATCTAGCGGTTAAGCGTCGTATCCAACCTGGTGATAAGATGGCCGGTCGTCACGGTAACAAGGGTGTAATCTCTAAGATTAACCCTGTTGAAGACATGCCTTACGATGAAAAAGGTCAGCCTGTTGACATCGTACTTAACCCACTGGGTGTACCGTCTCGTATGAACATTGGTCAGATCTTAGAAGTTCATATGGGTCTAGCTGCGAAAGGTATCGGTGACAAGATCAACCAAATGCTGAAGGAACAACAAGAACTGCATCAGTTCCGCAACTTCCTGCAAAAGGTTTATGATCTTGGTGAAACGCGTCAGACAGTAGACATTGCGGCTCTATCTGATGATGAAGTTCGTACATTGGTGCAAAACCTACGTGGTGGTTTACCTATTGCGACTCCGGTATTTGATGGTGCTCCAGAATCTTCAATCAAAGAGCTGTTGAAATTGGGTGACTTACCAGAATCTGGTCAGTTGCGTTTATTTGATGGCCGTACTGGTGACGAATTTGAGCGTCCTGTAACCGTAGGTTACATGTATATGCTTAAACTGAACCACCTTGTTGATGACAAGATGCACGCACGTTCTACTGGTTCTTACAGCCTCGTAACTCAGCAACCACTTGGTGGTAAAGCTCAGTTCGGTGGACAGCGTTTCGGTGAGATGGAAGTATGGGCACTAGAAGCATACGGTGCTGCTTACACTCTACAAGAAATGTTGACTGTTAAGTCCGATGACGTGAATGGTCGTACTAAGATGTATAAGAACATCGTAGACGGAAACCATAGCATGGAACCTGGTATGCCAGAATCGTTCAACGTATTGTTGAAAGAGATTCGCTCACTAGGTATCAACATCGAGCTAGAAGACGAAGAGTAA
- the rplA gene encoding 50S ribosomal protein L1, with the protein MAKLTKRMRVIRDKVDVTKQYEINEAIALLKELATAKFVESVDVAVNLGIDARKSDQNVRGATVLPHGTGRDIRVAVFTQGANAEAAKEAGADIVGMEDLAEQVKKGVMDFDVVVASPDAMRVVGQLGTILGPRGLMPNPKVGTVTPNVAQAVKNAKAGQVRYRNDKNGIIHTTIGKASFETAQLQENLEALLVALKKAKPSSAKGVFLQKVSISTTMGAGVAVDQTSLNTVAS; encoded by the coding sequence ATGGCAAAACTAACTAAACGCATGCGCGTAATACGCGACAAAGTTGACGTAACTAAGCAATACGAAATCAACGAAGCAATCGCTCTTCTTAAAGAACTAGCAACAGCTAAGTTTGTAGAAAGTGTAGACGTAGCTGTTAATCTTGGTATTGACGCTCGTAAATCTGACCAAAACGTACGTGGCGCAACTGTGCTACCGCACGGTACTGGCCGTGACATTCGCGTTGCAGTGTTCACTCAAGGTGCTAACGCTGAAGCGGCTAAAGAAGCCGGCGCAGATATCGTAGGTATGGAAGATCTTGCTGAGCAAGTTAAAAAAGGCGTTATGGACTTTGACGTTGTTGTTGCTTCTCCGGATGCAATGCGCGTTGTTGGACAACTAGGTACAATCCTAGGTCCACGCGGTCTTATGCCAAACCCTAAGGTTGGTACTGTAACTCCTAACGTTGCACAAGCAGTTAAAAATGCTAAAGCAGGTCAGGTTCGCTATCGTAACGATAAGAACGGCATTATCCATACTACTATTGGTAAAGCCTCTTTCGAAACTGCTCAACTACAAGAGAACTTAGAAGCTCTTCTAGTTGCACTTAAGAAAGCGAAGCCATCTTCTGCGAAGGGTGTTTTCTTACAGAAAGTTAGCATCTCTACAACGATGGGTGCTGGTGTTGCGGTTGATCAAACTAGCCTGAACACTGTAGCAAGCTAA
- the coaA gene encoding type I pantothenate kinase has product MSPFMSFDRNHWAELRNSVPMTLSEADLRELQGINEKLSMQEAVEIYLPLTRLLNLYISARQSRNSVLNHFLNKKEHSPPFIIGIAGSVAVGKSTTARLLKALLSRWEMHPRVELITTDGFLLPNKVLNEREIMTRKGFPESYDMKGLVQFVSDIKACKRHVVAPVYSHITYDITDEKKVVDLPDVLIIEGLNVLQSGMDYPHDPHRVFVSDFVDFSIFVDAEVHQIKKWYVERFMEFRRSAFKKPGSYFSHYTSLTEQESVNKAMSIWDSINGKNLAQNILPTRERAHLILKKGGNHMVEEVLLRK; this is encoded by the coding sequence ATGAGTCCTTTCATGTCTTTTGATCGCAACCATTGGGCAGAGCTGAGAAATTCAGTACCCATGACATTGTCTGAAGCCGACCTTAGAGAACTGCAAGGCATTAATGAAAAGCTGTCTATGCAAGAAGCAGTCGAGATTTATCTGCCTCTAACTCGACTACTCAATCTTTATATATCTGCTCGGCAAAGTAGAAATTCCGTGCTAAATCATTTTCTAAATAAAAAAGAACACTCTCCCCCTTTCATTATTGGGATCGCGGGTAGTGTTGCCGTCGGGAAAAGCACCACAGCACGCCTATTGAAAGCCCTTTTATCCAGATGGGAGATGCATCCAAGAGTTGAACTCATTACGACCGATGGATTTTTACTACCAAACAAAGTACTAAACGAGCGCGAAATAATGACCAGAAAGGGATTCCCAGAATCCTATGATATGAAAGGCCTTGTTCAGTTCGTTTCAGACATTAAAGCATGTAAGAGACATGTAGTTGCTCCGGTATACTCCCATATAACGTATGATATTACCGACGAAAAAAAGGTCGTTGACCTCCCTGACGTACTGATTATTGAAGGACTTAATGTACTGCAAAGCGGGATGGACTACCCCCATGACCCACATCGAGTCTTTGTTTCTGACTTCGTAGATTTTTCTATTTTTGTAGATGCAGAAGTTCATCAGATTAAGAAATGGTATGTAGAGCGATTTATGGAGTTTAGAAGAAGTGCGTTTAAAAAACCGGGTTCTTATTTTTCTCACTATACTTCTTTAACAGAGCAAGAGTCAGTCAATAAAGCAATGAGTATTTGGGACAGCATAAACGGAAAAAACTTGGCACAAAATATACTACCTACTAGAGAACGCGCTCATTTGATTCTTAAGAAAGGTGGCAATCACATGGTTGAAGAAGTTTTATTACGGAAATAG
- the rplJ gene encoding 50S ribosomal protein L10 yields MALNLQDKKAIVAEVNEAAGDALSAVVADSRGVTVGAMTTLRKQAREAGVYMRVVRNTLARRAVEGTAYECLQDVFVGPTLIAFSNEHPGAAARIFKDFAKENKDFEIKAAAFEGVVTDANVLATLPTYDEAIARLMMCMKEASAGKLVRTIAAVRDQKEEVAA; encoded by the coding sequence ATGGCTTTAAACCTTCAAGACAAAAAAGCAATTGTTGCTGAAGTCAACGAAGCAGCCGGTGATGCACTTTCTGCAGTTGTAGCTGACTCTCGTGGCGTTACTGTTGGCGCGATGACTACTCTACGTAAACAAGCTCGTGAAGCGGGTGTTTACATGAGAGTTGTTCGCAACACACTAGCACGTCGCGCTGTAGAAGGCACAGCTTACGAATGTCTACAAGACGTATTCGTAGGTCCAACTTTGATCGCATTCTCTAACGAGCACCCAGGTGCTGCTGCGCGTATCTTTAAAGATTTCGCGAAAGAGAATAAAGATTTTGAGATCAAAGCTGCTGCATTTGAAGGCGTAGTTACTGACGCTAATGTATTGGCGACACTACCAACTTACGACGAAGCTATCGCACGCCTAATGATGTGCATGAAAGAAGCTTCAGCTGGCAAGCTGGTACGTACAATCGCTGCTGTTCGCGATCAGAAAGAAGAAGTTGCGGCATAA
- the tuf gene encoding elongation factor Tu, translating into MSKEKFERTKPHVNVGTIGHVDHGKTTLTAAICTTLSKVYGGEAKDFASIDNAPEERERGITIATSHVEYDTPARHYAHVDCPGHADYVKNMITGAAQMDGGILVVAATDGPMPQTREHILLGRQVGIPYIIVFMNKCDMVDDEELLELVEMEVRELLSEYEYPGDDLPVIQGSALGALNGEKEWEDKIIELAEALDNYIPMPERAVDLPFLLPIEDVFSIQGRGTVVTGRIERGILKVGDEVVIVGIKETTTTTCTGVEMFRKLLDEGRAGENVGALLRGTKREDVERGQVLAAPNSITPHTKFESEVYVLSKDEGGRHTPFFKGYRPQFYFRTTDVTGDITLPEGVEMVMPGDNIQMTVELIAPIAMDDGLRFAIREGGRTVGAGVVAKIFE; encoded by the coding sequence ATGTCTAAAGAAAAATTTGAACGTACGAAACCGCACGTAAACGTTGGTACTATTGGCCACGTTGACCACGGTAAAACAACTCTAACTGCTGCAATCTGTACTACTCTTTCAAAAGTGTACGGCGGTGAAGCGAAAGACTTCGCATCAATCGATAACGCTCCAGAAGAGCGTGAGCGCGGTATCACTATTGCAACGTCTCACGTTGAGTACGATACACCAGCACGTCACTACGCACACGTAGATTGCCCAGGACACGCCGATTATGTTAAAAACATGATCACTGGTGCTGCGCAAATGGACGGCGGTATCCTAGTAGTAGCTGCGACAGATGGCCCTATGCCACAAACTCGTGAGCACATCCTACTTGGACGTCAGGTTGGTATCCCTTACATCATCGTATTCATGAACAAATGTGACATGGTTGATGATGAAGAACTACTAGAACTAGTAGAGATGGAAGTTCGTGAACTTCTTTCTGAATACGAATACCCAGGTGACGATCTTCCAGTAATCCAAGGTTCAGCTCTAGGCGCACTTAACGGTGAGAAAGAGTGGGAAGATAAGATCATTGAGCTAGCAGAAGCGCTAGACAACTATATCCCAATGCCAGAGCGTGCAGTGGATCTACCGTTCCTACTACCAATTGAAGATGTATTCTCAATTCAAGGTCGTGGTACAGTAGTAACGGGTCGTATCGAACGTGGTATCCTAAAAGTTGGTGACGAAGTTGTTATCGTTGGTATCAAAGAGACAACTACTACGACTTGTACTGGTGTTGAAATGTTCCGTAAACTGCTTGACGAAGGTCGTGCAGGCGAGAACGTTGGTGCTTTACTACGTGGTACAAAACGTGAAGACGTAGAGCGCGGTCAAGTATTGGCGGCTCCAAATTCAATCACTCCTCATACGAAGTTTGAATCAGAAGTTTACGTTCTTTCTAAAGATGAAGGTGGTCGTCATACTCCATTCTTCAAAGGTTACCGTCCACAGTTTTACTTCCGTACAACGGACGTAACAGGCGACATCACTTTGCCGGAAGGTGTAGAGATGGTAATGCCAGGTGACAACATCCAAATGACGGTTGAGCTAATTGCTCCAATCGCAATGGATGACGGTCTACGCTTCGCGATTCGTGAAGGTGGTCGTACTGTTGGTGCTGGTGTTGTTGCTAAAATCTTCGAATAA
- the nusG gene encoding transcription termination/antitermination protein NusG: MSEAPKKRWYVVQAFSGYEGRVAQSLREYIKMHTMEDYFGEILVPTEEVVEMRAGQRRKSERKFFPGYVLVQMLMNDESWHLVRSVPRVMGFIGGTSDRPAPITDKEADAILNRLEQASEAPRPKTMFEPGEVVRVNDGPFADFNGTVEEADYEKSRIKVSVSIFGRATPVELEFGQVEKLD, encoded by the coding sequence ATGAGTGAAGCTCCAAAAAAACGTTGGTATGTGGTTCAGGCTTTTTCAGGCTATGAAGGTCGTGTTGCTCAATCTCTTCGTGAGTATATAAAAATGCACACGATGGAAGATTACTTCGGCGAAATTCTTGTTCCTACAGAAGAAGTAGTTGAAATGCGTGCTGGCCAACGCCGCAAAAGTGAACGCAAATTCTTCCCAGGTTATGTTCTCGTTCAGATGTTGATGAACGATGAATCATGGCACCTTGTACGTAGCGTTCCACGTGTAATGGGCTTCATTGGTGGTACTTCTGACCGTCCAGCTCCTATCACTGACAAAGAAGCTGACGCCATTTTGAACCGTCTAGAACAAGCGAGCGAAGCTCCTCGTCCTAAGACTATGTTTGAACCTGGTGAAGTGGTACGTGTTAACGATGGTCCATTTGCAGACTTTAACGGTACCGTTGAAGAAGCAGATTATGAGAAAAGCCGCATTAAAGTGTCTGTTTCGATCTTTGGTCGTGCAACACCAGTTGAGCTTGAATTTGGTCAAGTTGAGAAACTTGATTAA